DNA sequence from the Candidatus Fluviicola riflensis genome:
CAATGAAGAATTGGGACGTGGAAGCACGGTGTGAAAAACTACCGCAACGGGCATTACCACATCTTCCAGTAACCGCAGAAAACTGTCGGTGTGCTGTTTGTAAAATCCAAACTCATGTTGCACCACCAACAGGCCGATATCCGAATCGGCGTTAAGTGTAGAAGCCAATTTGGTATATGATTGTTTCAAATTGGTATTCAACGCATACGCGACTTCTTTAGGATAACTGGCAGCTTTTTCTGTTTCTACCGCAGCGATTTTCAGTACAAAAGAGTGGTTAAACTGCCGATTGAGGGCCTGAACCAAATCTTGTGAAAAAGTTGCAATTCCGCATTCACGAGGTGGGTAAGAGGTAAGAAATACAATTGTCGGTACCATATCATTTCGGGTTTGAGTGAAGCAGTAGTTCGGTTATGAGCGCCGTGAAACTTACTGACGCGCAGGCGATTCGTTCATCGGCGGCACCGTAATAAATGTACAGTAGGTCGCCGAAAAGTGCGGTTCCGGTAGGGAAGCAGACGTTGTTGACAGCTCCTTCCATCTCGTAATCGCACTCTGGTGAAAAAAGCGGGTAGGGCAGTCGCGAAATTTCTATTCTCGGGTCGCTTAAATCGAGCAACGCACCGCAGGCCGAATAAACGAATCCGTTGGGTGAATTGCGCACACCGTGGTAAATCACAACCCAGCCTTCTTTACATTCGATGGGCGGACAACCACCTCCGATGTAACTTATTTCATGATTGTACAGCGGCTTAAGTACAACATGATCGGATAAATGGCGTAAATAGTCCGTCCAGAAATCGGGAGTTAGCTCTTCAAATTTGCGGACCGTGACCAATTGAATATCAGGACGGATCCGATGAAAAAAAGCAAAACGACCGTTTATTTTCCGGGGAAATAACACGATGTTTTTATCCCACAGGAGTTCTTCGGACGAATCAACTCCCACGTTTGCATTCTCAAACGCCGCGAACCTCAGGTATCTGAGATTCATTGCGTCATTTGAGCTTATTAGTTGTTTAAAACGATTGTTACTCATTTGAGGCACGATCATTCCTTTTTTTTCAAAAATATTGAGGTCTTTTGAAACGGCCAGCGCACCACGCGCACTCCAACCGTCGTATGCTGTGTAAGTAAGATAGTATAGTTTGTCAATACATACTATCCGCGGGTCTTCAATTCCTTTTATTTCATAATCGAATGTTGGAACAAGCAGCGGAACCGTGTGCCGTTCGATAACGGTTAACGGCCCGAGTAGTTTACAATACCCGATCGTAGAGTGATTTCCCGCCTGTACAGCCCGGTAAAAAACATGAACGTACTCGCCTTGCTGCATGATCGCCGGATTTAAGACACCATCGTCTTCAAACCCCAGGGCTGTTTTGTGCAGCAGAACACCCTCTCTTTTTACCGTCAGCATACATCAATTCAGATCAGACCACCGGAATTTTAGGGTTGTTCTTTTTCAACGCGGCCGCGAGTGATGTCGGAGTTTCTTTCTTCGCAGTGTCCCTCTTTGTCACTGGTTTCCGCGTTTTTTTCGGAGAGCTCATAGGAGACTTAATGGCTTTTTTTACTTCAACCATTGTTTCTTCCAAATCTTCTTTGTCGTCTTTTAAGCCATCTAAGAATTCGTTGAAACGACCCTTTAACTCGTCAGCATATTCCGCACCTTTCTTCGAAAGTTTTTTGCGGGTTTTTGATCCTTTGTCCGGCGCATAAAGCGCTCCCAGTAGCGATCCTATCGCTGCTCCAAAGGCGATTCCTGTCATTATTTTTCCTGTGCCCATACTTATTTGTTTTTATGTTTTCTTTAGTAACTGCAAAGTGATCAGGACAACTGCCAAACCTAGAAACAAATGGAAAAATCCACCGGTACGGTATCCGAAATAGCCTACCAGCCAAATCATGATTAACACCACAGCGATTGTATATAAGGCATTACCCATTTGTTTTTCTGTTTGTGTGAACGTTGTCTATGGTCAAAGATCGTTTACGCCTGCGGCAAACACATTACAGAAGTTTGATGAGAATTTACACTATTCCCACTTTTTGGATTTTTTAATAATTGTGACACAAGAAAAACATAAACCAAAAAATCCCCTTCGCCAAAGACGAGGGGGATTTTAATTCGTGTACTATTAAATAAAAACGGCACAATTATTAACATTACACAATGCCGTT
Encoded proteins:
- a CDS encoding pesticidal protein Cry7Aa, with product MLTVKREGVLLHKTALGFEDDGVLNPAIMQQGEYVHVFYRAVQAGNHSTIGYCKLLGPLTVIERHTVPLLVPTFDYEIKGIEDPRIVCIDKLYYLTYTAYDGWSARGALAVSKDLNIFEKKGMIVPQMSNNRFKQLISSNDAMNLRYLRFAAFENANVGVDSSEELLWDKNIVLFPRKINGRFAFFHRIRPDIQLVTVRKFEELTPDFWTDYLRHLSDHVVLKPLYNHEISYIGGGCPPIECKEGWVVIYHGVRNSPNGFVYSACGALLDLSDPRIEISRLPYPLFSPECDYEMEGAVNNVCFPTGTALFGDLLYIYYGAADERIACASVSFTALITELLLHSNPK